Genomic segment of Mucilaginibacter sabulilitoris:
GTTTTAGCAGGGATAGCTTTTGCGTCAACTCTTTGTGTTACACCTAAAAACTCACCGTTAAGATTGTAGAAAGCTGTTTTCTTAACACCATCTACAGTGAAGGTAGCTTTTTGAGTATTTTTAGTTACTGTCCAGTTAACGTCTTTTGCATCAGCAAAATCAACTGTGAAACCATGCAGAGCTACGTAAGAAACATTAGTTCCACCATCTATTCTTTTAGCGCCATCAGCGGCGAAAACATTAACACTTAATAAAGCGGCAATTGCGGTTGTTAAAAATATCTTTTTCATGTTCGTTTAAATTTTAAATCCATAACAAAAGTATGTCAAGATTGTCAATCTGACAAATAAAAATAAACTTTTATGAATATTTTATAATTATATATGTTTTTTGATAAAAAATTTAAATTTTAGCAATCTACTTAGTGTATAATTTACAATATGTAAATATAAAAACGCATAAAAAAATCGATCTGAGCCAAGCTAAACCGATTTTTCACTTCATCTTAACCTTAATTTAACCGTTATCTGCGAAGCCAGGGTACAAAGTCATGCCGCCATCCATAAAAATAGTGGTGCCGGTTATGTAATCTGCCTCGTCAGATGCAAGCCAGGCGGCAAGTTTTCCAATGTCGTGGGGCTTACCAATCCGGTTATAAGGTATCAGGGTTAATAACTTATCTAATGCTTCGGGTGTTTCCCAGGCAGCTTTATTAATAGGTGTTTGTATAGCGCCTGGGCCTATACCTATTACCCTTATTTTATGAGGTGCCAGTTCCTGCGCAATACTTTTCATAAACATACTAATGCCGCCTTTACTGGCAGCATAATTAACGTGCCCTCCCCATGGTATTACTTCATGAACGCTGCTCATACAAATAATTTTACCTGCTGCCTGGCTTCGTTCTTCTACAATTCCCCTGCGTATAAACTCGCGCGCAGCCTCGCGCGAACATAGAAACTGACCGGTAAGATTAACACTAATTACTTTATTCCAATCGTCCAGACTCATATCTACAAAACTCGAATCTCTTTGTAAACCAGCATTGTTTACCAAAATATCTATGGTACCATACTGTGCGTACATTTGTGCAAACATGGCTTTCACTTCGGCTTCCTGGCTAACATCGGCTTTCACAGCAAAGGCTTCCCCGCCTGTAGCTTTAATTTCGTTGACTGTGGCTTCGGCGGCAGCCTGGTTATGTGCATAATTTATAACTAGTTTGGCACCGGAGGCGGCTAAAGCCAGGGCAACACCTTTGCCTATACCACTATCGGCACCGGTAACCAGGGCCGCTTGTCCTTTTAATGATGGGAATGTATTTGTATTCATTGATAAATGAGATTTTAATTGTTTTAATATAACCAATGTATTTTACATCATAAGGTTTTAAAACATTAAAATATTCGGCTACATGATGATTTCGCTATAAAACAAAAAGAGACGCAATTGTGCGTCTCTTTTTGTAATTAAAATGTGTTAAAAGCTTTATTATAAAGCTTTTATATACTCTAAAAACCTATAAAATGCCTTCTTTTTATCCTCTGTTAGGTCAAAATCAATTTTATGCATCAGGTAATCTTTAATGTCGAAATCATCACGCATAGGTAACTCATCAAAAAGTTCGGCGCGGTGGTCAAGACCATATTTCATGGCCGCATTAAACTCGTTCATAAAATCCTGCGGGATAGGTTTGTTGGCTATCCAAGCGGCGAACATAAAAGGTAACCCAGTAAATTTCTGCCATTCTTCGGCAAGATCATATACAAATTTGTATTTGTCTTTTTTACCAAAAGTACGGTCGCCTATCTGCACAAATGCGGTATTTGGCTCAGTCGACTGTGCATAATCGCCTGCGTTCCTGATAAGTTCGGGACTTAGCTGCCAATGATTTTTTAATAATACCAGCGCAAGATTATTTGACGAGCGCGATTCAGGATCAAGCTGCAGGTATTTTACATCTTTAATATCGCAATTACTAAATATAAAAACTGAATTTACTGCGCCCACAGCGCCAATGCAATAGTCTGATATAATTTCCCACTGCGGAAGGCTAAGTGTTGCTGCAACGGGAATAAGTCCGATGTCAACCACATCATCAATAAGTTTTTGGGCACAGTCTGACGGCATGTCAAGGCTTAATTCAATTTTGTCTGATATTCCGCTATGTTGGATACCATATATAAAGGGCTTGGTGTTAGTGTAGCTTACAGCTGATATTCTTATTTTATTCACAGAAACGCTCTCTTTCAGGGTTGTTTTAAATGTTCGGCATTATTAAAATCGGCAATCTCAAATTTTTCGCCGTCATAAATTACTTTATATAGCACCAGGTTTTGATGCGGGAATGTGTCCATTTGGGTAAGCGGCACATTTGTTAATATGCAGAGTAACAATCGCATAGCACGACCGTGCATACATATTAATACAGTTTTTTCTTCCGGATGGCTCATGATGATATCAAGCGCCTCCCGTTCGCGAAGTTCTACTTCATTAGGACTTTCGCCGCCTTCAAATTTACTGTCCAGCCGACCGTCGAGCCAGTCGCGCATGATCTGTAAAAAAGCGGCTTTATTTTGAGTGGTACTTGGCTGGCCTTCGTGGATACCCCAGGCAAGCTCATCTAAACCTGATAGTTTT
This window contains:
- a CDS encoding SDR family oxidoreductase, whose amino-acid sequence is MNTNTFPSLKGQAALVTGADSGIGKGVALALAASGAKLVINYAHNQAAAEATVNEIKATGGEAFAVKADVSQEAEVKAMFAQMYAQYGTIDILVNNAGLQRDSSFVDMSLDDWNKVISVNLTGQFLCSREAAREFIRRGIVEERSQAAGKIICMSSVHEVIPWGGHVNYAASKGGISMFMKSIAQELAPHKIRVIGIGPGAIQTPINKAAWETPEALDKLLTLIPYNRIGKPHDIGKLAAWLASDEADYITGTTIFMDGGMTLYPGFADNG
- a CDS encoding menaquinone biosynthetic enzyme MqnA/MqnD family protein → MNKIRISAVSYTNTKPFIYGIQHSGISDKIELSLDMPSDCAQKLIDDVVDIGLIPVAATLSLPQWEIISDYCIGAVGAVNSVFIFSNCDIKDVKYLQLDPESRSSNNLALVLLKNHWQLSPELIRNAGDYAQSTEPNTAFVQIGDRTFGKKDKYKFVYDLAEEWQKFTGLPFMFAAWIANKPIPQDFMNEFNAAMKYGLDHRAELFDELPMRDDFDIKDYLMHKIDFDLTEDKKKAFYRFLEYIKAL
- a CDS encoding histidine phosphatase family protein produces the protein MIQKTLYIVRHGQTELNRQGIVQGRGMDTDLNDEGRKQASLFFEAYQTIPFDKIYVSALKRTQQTVQKFIDSGIPYEKLSGLDELAWGIHEGQPSTTQNKAAFLQIMRDWLDGRLDSKFEGGESPNEVELREREALDIIMSHPEEKTVLICMHGRAMRLLLCILTNVPLTQMDTFPHQNLVLYKVIYDGEKFEIADFNNAEHLKQP